A portion of the bacterium genome contains these proteins:
- the gap gene encoding type I glyceraldehyde-3-phosphate dehydrogenase translates to MKVAINGFGRIGRTVFRLLLERQGVEVVAINDITDDEALAYLLRHDTVMGDLPGKAVIEDGHLVTDRWQTRMTAVRNPAELPWKELGVDFVVESTGVFRARDQISLHLEAGARKVLLTVPAKDEIDATVVIGVNNETLKPEHRIVSNASCTTNCLAPLCYVLDKEFGIENGLMTTTHAYTGDQRLIDTPHSDWRRARAAAENIIPTSTGAAKAIGQVLPSLSGKLGGMALRVPVPCGSVVDLATRMKKNVTADEVNAALKAASESARLRGIIGYAIDPLVSSDVVGTSFSSYFDPDCTMVVDGNMLKTISWYDNEYGYSNRVCDLLQMMEDVG, encoded by the coding sequence ATGAAGGTTGCGATCAACGGATTCGGCCGCATCGGCCGCACGGTGTTCCGGCTGCTGCTGGAGCGGCAGGGCGTCGAGGTCGTCGCGATCAACGACATCACGGACGACGAGGCCCTCGCCTACCTGCTGCGGCACGACACGGTCATGGGCGACCTGCCCGGCAAGGCGGTCATCGAGGACGGCCACCTTGTCACCGACCGCTGGCAGACCCGCATGACGGCCGTGCGGAATCCGGCCGAGCTGCCTTGGAAGGAACTGGGCGTCGACTTCGTGGTCGAGTCGACCGGCGTGTTCCGGGCGCGCGACCAGATCTCCCTGCACCTGGAGGCGGGGGCCCGCAAGGTCCTGCTGACGGTGCCGGCCAAGGACGAGATCGATGCGACCGTGGTCATCGGCGTCAACAATGAGACGCTCAAGCCCGAACACCGCATCGTCTCGAACGCCTCGTGCACGACCAACTGCCTGGCGCCCCTGTGCTACGTGCTGGACAAGGAGTTCGGCATCGAGAACGGCCTGATGACCACGACCCACGCCTACACCGGCGACCAGCGCCTGATCGACACCCCGCACAGCGACTGGCGGCGGGCCCGGGCGGCGGCCGAGAACATCATCCCCACCTCGACGGGCGCGGCGAAGGCCATCGGCCAGGTGCTGCCGTCCCTGTCGGGCAAGCTGGGCGGCATGGCCCTGCGGGTGCCCGTGCCCTGCGGCTCGGTGGTCGACCTGGCCACGCGGATGAAGAAGAACGTCACGGCCGACGAGGTGAACGCGGCGCTGAAGGCGGCCAGCGAGTCCGCGCGTCTGCGCGGCATCATCGGCTACGCGATCGATCCGCTCGTGTCGTCGGATGTGGTCGGCACCAGCTTCTCGAGCTACTTCGATCCCGACTGCACCATGGTCGTGGACGGCAACATGCTCAAGACGATCAGCTGGTACGACAACGAGTACGGCTACTCGAACCGGGTCTGCGACCTGCTGCAGATGATGGAGGACGTGGGCTAG
- a CDS encoding zinc ribbon domain-containing protein: MPTYEYECTRCGLVTEEFKPVSAPRRQRCPACRGKVERLISGGLGVVFKGSGFYINDSRAKTGKEKKPAPAEKSAAGSGAAAGSAPATGSAPGAGGKSDD, from the coding sequence TTGCCGACCTACGAATACGAATGCACCCGCTGCGGCCTCGTCACCGAGGAATTCAAACCCGTCTCCGCCCCCAGGCGCCAACGCTGCCCCGCCTGCCGCGGCAAGGTCGAACGCCTGATCAGCGGCGGCCTCGGCGTCGTCTTCAAGGGCTCGGGCTTCTATATCAACGACTCCCGTGCTAAGACTGGCAAGGAGAAGAAGCCCGCGCCGGCGGAAAAATCCGCGGCCGGGTCCGGCGCCGCCGCCGGCAGTGCGCCCGCCACCGGTTCCGCTCCCGGCGCGGGAGGCAAGTCGGACGACTGA